A section of the Eriocheir sinensis breed Jianghai 21 chromosome 62, ASM2467909v1, whole genome shotgun sequence genome encodes:
- the LOC126986639 gene encoding NADH dehydrogenase [ubiquinone] iron-sulfur protein 5-like: MATHLAPAFRTPMTDLVGGLLTHQTGSRCADFEMRAMECLEAYGVQKGRVRCVDYLDDLRECTYQAKQLARVSEMRLERHRQWVMGERSSEEHYAPAARSDSF, encoded by the exons ATGGCTACTCACTTAGCTCCTGCCTTCCGCACGCCCATGACTGACCTGGTGGGCGGCCTCCTCACCCATCAGACCGGTTCTCGGTGTGCGGATTTTGAAATGCGAGCAATGGAATGCCTGGAGGCATACGGTGTTCAAAAAGGACGAGTCCGCTGCGTCGACTACCTCGACGATCTGAGGGAGTGTACATATCAGGCGAAACAG CTGGCGCGAGTCAGCGAGATGCGCCTGGAGCGTCACCGCCAGTGGGTCATGGGCGAGAGGTCCAGTGAGGAGCACTACGCACCGGCCGCAAGGAGCGACTCCTTTTAG